From one Streptomyces sp. Q6 genomic stretch:
- a CDS encoding winged helix-turn-helix domain-containing protein translates to MTTTSPRPATTVALSADEARRIALRAQGFLGAPDRRSGVRGVLRHLGAVQLDTISVLARSHELIPYARLGAVGRKKVEAAYWTEGHAFEYWSHAACILPVEEWPHFAFRRRAYRTRPHWHHHLPDGAYEQVIKQLRAEGPLTATELGGAKNKGEWWDWSDSKIAVERALMYGDVVCVERRSWKRVYDLAERAIPSALLHDDLDDAECVRRLVLQAGQALGVGTRSDIADYHRLKSEQFDAVIEDTGLVPVTVEGWGAKPAERRGGAKRLTGRAAAGDGWADPAALESAPRGRHRTTLLSPFDSLVWERARTERIFGFTHRLEAYVPKPKRIHGYFAMPVLAGGRLVGRVDPAREGTTLVAKQVSLDGPKAVPAVAQALVEAASWVGCDSVRVERMEPAALKPALIRALG, encoded by the coding sequence ATGACGACGACCTCGCCGCGTCCCGCCACCACCGTCGCCCTGTCCGCCGACGAAGCCCGCCGTATCGCGCTGCGCGCCCAGGGCTTCCTCGGCGCCCCGGACCGCAGATCCGGGGTGCGCGGCGTCCTGCGCCACCTCGGCGCGGTCCAGCTCGACACGATCTCGGTCCTGGCCCGCTCGCACGAGCTGATCCCGTACGCGCGCCTGGGCGCCGTGGGCCGCAAGAAGGTCGAGGCGGCGTACTGGACGGAGGGTCACGCCTTCGAGTACTGGTCGCATGCGGCCTGCATCCTGCCCGTCGAGGAATGGCCGCACTTCGCGTTCCGGCGCCGCGCCTACCGCACGCGCCCGCACTGGCACCACCACCTTCCCGACGGCGCCTACGAGCAGGTCATCAAGCAGCTGCGCGCCGAAGGCCCGCTCACCGCCACGGAGTTGGGCGGCGCGAAGAACAAGGGCGAGTGGTGGGACTGGTCCGACTCGAAGATCGCCGTCGAGCGCGCGCTGATGTACGGGGACGTGGTGTGCGTGGAGCGCCGCTCCTGGAAGCGGGTCTACGACCTGGCGGAGCGCGCGATCCCGTCCGCCCTGCTCCACGACGACCTGGACGACGCGGAGTGCGTGCGCCGTCTGGTCCTCCAGGCGGGCCAGGCGCTGGGGGTCGGCACCCGCTCGGACATCGCCGACTACCACCGCCTCAAGAGCGAGCAGTTCGACGCGGTGATCGAGGACACCGGCCTGGTCCCGGTGACGGTGGAGGGCTGGGGCGCCAAGCCCGCGGAGAGGAGGGGCGGCGCGAAGCGCCTCACCGGAAGGGCGGCGGCGGGAGACGGGTGGGCGGACCCGGCGGCGCTGGAGTCGGCCCCGCGCGGCCGCCACCGTACGACGCTCCTGTCGCCGTTCGACTCCCTGGTCTGGGAGCGGGCGCGCACGGAGCGGATCTTCGGCTTCACGCACCGCCTGGAGGCGTACGTCCCCAAGCCGAAGCGGATCCACGGCTACTTCGCGATGCCGGTCCTGGCGGGCGGCCGCCTGGTGGGCCGCGTGGACCCGGCCCGCGAGGGCACCACGCTCGTCGCCAAGCAGGTGTCTTTGGACGGCCCGAAGGCCGTACCGGCGGTGGCCCAGGCGCTGGTGGAGGCGGCGAGCTGGGTGGGCTGCGACAGCGTGCGCGTGGAGCGCATGGAGCCCGCGGCCCTGAAGCCGGCGCTGATCAGGGCGCTCGGCTAG
- a CDS encoding GNAT family N-acetyltransferase: protein MDPVTLTTGRLKLRTFAPTDIDEVCAAVQDPEIQRWVPVPSPYAREDAEYFVHRVVTDGWRTDAEYTFAIRAEEDGPILGAISLHHPRVGTWEVGFWAAKEHRGRGYVTEAVLELARWAFTDLACTRLEWRAEVGNTGSRTVAEKAGFTVEGVLRSGLLNKGVLRDCWIGALLPSDLGLPCPLPYLPAPA from the coding sequence ATGGACCCCGTGACGCTGACCACCGGCCGCCTGAAACTGCGCACGTTCGCGCCCACCGACATCGACGAGGTGTGCGCCGCGGTCCAGGATCCCGAGATCCAGCGCTGGGTCCCGGTCCCTTCGCCGTACGCGCGCGAGGACGCCGAGTACTTCGTGCACCGGGTCGTCACGGACGGCTGGCGCACCGACGCCGAGTACACCTTCGCGATACGCGCCGAGGAGGACGGCCCGATCCTGGGCGCGATCTCCCTGCACCACCCGCGCGTGGGCACGTGGGAGGTCGGCTTCTGGGCGGCCAAGGAGCACCGCGGCCGCGGCTACGTGACGGAGGCGGTCCTGGAGCTGGCCCGCTGGGCGTTCACCGACCTCGCCTGTACGCGCCTGGAGTGGCGGGCCGAAGTGGGGAACACGGGCTCGCGCACGGTCGCCGAGAAGGCCGGCTTCACCGTCGAGGGCGTCCTGCGCTCGGGCCTCCTGAACAAGGGCGTGCTCCGCGACTGCTGGATCGGCGCCCTGCTCCCGTCGGACCTGGGTCTGCCGTGCCCGCTCCCGTACCTGCCGGCGCCCGCCTGA
- the secA gene encoding preprotein translocase subunit SecA gives MSVLQKIMRAGEGKILRKLHRIADQVNSIEEDFESLSDAELRALTDEYKQRYEDGESLDDLLPEAFATVREAARRVLGQRPYDVQLMGGAALHLGYVAEMKTGEGKTLVGTLPTYLNALSGKGVHLITVNDYLAERDSEMMGRVHKFLGLTVGCILANMTPAQRREQYNCDITYGTNNEFGFDYLRDNMAWSQDELVQRGHNFAVVDEVDSILVDEARTPLIISGPADQATKWYGDFAKLVTRLKKGEAGNTMKGIEETGDYEVDEKKRTVAIHESGVAKVEDWLGIDNLYESVNTPLVGYLNNAIKAKELFKKDKDYVVIDGEVMIVDEHTGRILAGRRYNEGMHQAIEAKEGVDIKDENQTLATITLQNFFRLYDKLSGMTGTAMTEAAEFHQIYKLGVVPIPTNKPMVRKDQPDLIYRTEVAKFDAVVDDIAEKHEKGQPILVGTTSVEKSEYLSQQLSKRGVQHEVLNAKQHDREATIVAQAGRKGAVTVATNMAGRGTDIKLGGNPDDLAEAELRQAGLDPVEHVEEWAAALPAALAKAEQAVKDEFEEVKELGGLYVLGTERHESRRIDNQLRGRSGRQGDPGESRFYLSLGDDLMRLFKAQMVERVMSMANVPDDVPIENKMVTRAIASAQSQVEQQNFETRKNVLKYDEVLNRQREVIYGERRRVLEGEDLHEQVQHFMDDTIDEYIGAETAEGFAEEWDLDRLWGAFKQLYPIKVTVEELEEEAGDRAGLTAEFIAEAVKDDIHAQYEEREEQLGSEIMRELERRVVLSVLDRKWREHLYEMDYLQEGIGLRAMAQKDPLVEYQREGFDMFTAMMEGIKEESVGYLFNLEVQVEQQVEEVPVEDAAPATSLDKAEDTVPAQAGASRPEIRAKGLDAPQRPDRLHFQAPNAEGGVDEGDFLTEDGPTRSEADGLTRAERRKQQKGRRRKK, from the coding sequence GTGTCCGTCCTCCAGAAGATCATGCGTGCAGGCGAAGGCAAGATCCTGCGCAAGCTGCACCGCATCGCGGACCAGGTCAACTCCATCGAAGAGGACTTCGAGAGCCTCTCCGACGCCGAGCTGCGCGCGCTTACGGACGAGTACAAGCAGCGTTACGAGGACGGCGAGAGCCTCGACGACCTGCTTCCCGAGGCGTTCGCCACCGTTCGCGAGGCGGCTCGCCGCGTGCTGGGCCAGCGGCCCTACGACGTGCAGCTGATGGGTGGCGCCGCCCTCCACCTCGGCTATGTGGCGGAGATGAAGACCGGTGAGGGCAAGACCCTCGTCGGCACGCTGCCGACATACCTGAACGCGCTGTCCGGCAAGGGCGTCCACCTGATCACGGTGAACGACTACCTGGCCGAGCGCGACTCCGAGATGATGGGCCGCGTCCACAAGTTCCTGGGCCTCACCGTGGGCTGCATCCTGGCGAACATGACGCCGGCTCAGCGCCGCGAGCAGTACAACTGCGACATCACGTACGGCACGAACAACGAGTTCGGCTTCGACTACCTGCGCGACAACATGGCGTGGTCCCAGGACGAGCTCGTCCAGCGCGGCCACAACTTCGCGGTGGTCGACGAGGTCGACTCCATCCTCGTCGACGAGGCCCGTACGCCGCTGATCATCTCCGGCCCCGCCGACCAGGCCACCAAGTGGTACGGCGACTTCGCCAAGTTGGTCACCCGCCTCAAGAAGGGCGAGGCGGGCAACACCATGAAGGGCATCGAGGAGACCGGCGACTACGAGGTCGACGAGAAGAAGCGCACCGTCGCCATCCACGAGTCGGGCGTCGCCAAGGTCGAGGACTGGCTGGGCATCGACAACCTGTACGAGTCGGTGAACACGCCGCTCGTGGGTTACCTGAACAACGCCATCAAGGCCAAGGAACTCTTCAAGAAGGACAAGGACTACGTCGTCATCGACGGCGAAGTCATGATCGTCGACGAGCACACCGGCCGTATCCTCGCCGGTCGCCGCTACAACGAGGGCATGCACCAGGCGATCGAGGCGAAGGAAGGGGTGGACATCAAGGACGAGAACCAGACCCTGGCCACCATCACCCTTCAGAACTTCTTCCGCCTCTACGACAAGCTGTCCGGCATGACCGGTACGGCGATGACCGAGGCCGCCGAGTTCCACCAGATCTACAAGCTCGGTGTCGTCCCGATCCCGACCAACAAGCCGATGGTCCGCAAGGACCAGCCCGACCTGATCTACCGCACCGAGGTCGCCAAGTTCGACGCGGTCGTCGACGACATCGCGGAGAAGCACGAGAAGGGCCAGCCGATCCTGGTCGGCACCACCTCGGTCGAGAAGTCCGAGTACCTCTCGCAGCAGCTCTCCAAGCGCGGTGTCCAGCACGAGGTGCTGAACGCGAAGCAGCACGACCGTGAGGCGACGATCGTCGCGCAGGCCGGCCGCAAGGGCGCCGTCACCGTCGCCACGAACATGGCCGGCCGTGGTACCGACATCAAGCTCGGCGGCAACCCGGACGACCTCGCCGAGGCCGAGCTGCGCCAGGCCGGGCTCGACCCGGTCGAGCACGTCGAGGAGTGGGCCGCGGCCCTTCCCGCCGCCCTGGCGAAGGCGGAGCAGGCCGTCAAGGACGAGTTCGAAGAGGTCAAGGAGCTCGGCGGCCTCTACGTCCTCGGTACGGAGCGGCACGAGTCGCGGCGTATCGACAACCAGCTGCGCGGTCGTTCCGGCCGTCAGGGCGACCCCGGTGAGTCGCGCTTCTACCTGTCGCTCGGCGACGACCTGATGCGGCTCTTCAAGGCGCAGATGGTCGAGCGCGTGATGTCGATGGCCAACGTGCCGGACGACGTCCCGATCGAGAACAAGATGGTGACCCGCGCCATCGCCTCCGCCCAGTCGCAGGTCGAGCAGCAGAACTTCGAGACGCGTAAGAACGTCCTGAAGTACGACGAGGTCCTGAACCGCCAGCGTGAGGTCATCTACGGCGAGCGCCGCCGCGTCCTGGAGGGCGAGGACCTGCACGAGCAGGTGCAGCACTTCATGGACGACACCATCGACGAGTACATCGGCGCCGAGACCGCCGAGGGCTTCGCCGAGGAGTGGGACCTCGACCGGCTGTGGGGCGCCTTCAAGCAGCTCTACCCGATCAAGGTGACCGTGGAGGAGCTGGAGGAGGAGGCCGGCGACCGTGCCGGGCTCACCGCCGAGTTCATCGCCGAGGCCGTCAAGGACGACATCCACGCGCAGTACGAGGAGCGCGAGGAGCAGCTCGGGTCCGAGATCATGCGCGAGCTGGAGCGTCGCGTGGTGCTCTCCGTGCTCGACCGCAAGTGGCGTGAGCACCTCTACGAGATGGACTACCTCCAGGAGGGCATCGGCCTGCGGGCCATGGCGCAGAAGGACCCGCTGGTCGAGTACCAGCGCGAGGGCTTCGACATGTTCACCGCCATGATGGAGGGCATCAAGGAGGAGTCCGTCGGCTACCTGTTCAACCTGGAGGTCCAGGTCGAGCAGCAGGTCGAGGAGGTGCCGGTGGAGGACGCCGCGCCCGCCACGTCCCTGGACAAGGCCGAGGACACCGTGCCGGCGCAGGCCGGGGCGTCCCGTCCGGAGATCCGCGCCAAGGGCCTCGACGCCCCGCAGCGTCCGGACCGCCTGCACTTCCAGGCGCCGAACGCCGAGGGCGGTGTCGACGAGGGTGACTTCCTGACCGAGGACGGTCCGACGCGCTCCGAGGCCGACGGCCTGACCCGGGCCGAGCGGCGCAAGCAGCAGAAGGGGCGCCGTCGCAAGAAGTGA
- a CDS encoding Rv3235 family protein, with protein sequence MNRQGPRRSTRPPTRRDSRRPVRVAPQPPPHPTELFTDRLLLVLTGHKPLHWFARHATGHGFEDLLWLLDHRPLPRTGPQPTIHDIGRFEPDPGVYEVFARISVGPRLHALAFRMARAEDRRWRCTAVELGGRPPRDSDE encoded by the coding sequence ATGAACAGGCAGGGACCCCGGCGGTCGACGCGGCCGCCGACGCGCCGCGACTCCCGGCGCCCGGTCCGCGTCGCACCCCAGCCACCGCCGCACCCCACCGAGCTCTTCACGGACCGACTCCTCCTGGTCCTGACCGGCCACAAGCCCCTGCACTGGTTCGCCCGGCACGCGACCGGCCACGGCTTCGAGGACCTGCTGTGGCTCCTCGACCACCGCCCGCTGCCCCGCACGGGCCCTCAGCCCACGATCCACGACATCGGCCGCTTCGAACCGGACCCCGGCGTCTACGAGGTCTTCGCCCGGATCTCGGTGGGCCCGCGCCTGCACGCCCTGGCGTTCCGCATGGCCCGCGCGGAGGACCGCCGCTGGCGCTGCACGGCGGTGGAACTGGGCGGCCGCCCTCCGCGGGACAGCGACGAGTAG
- a CDS encoding DUF6912 family protein has product MRVYVPLSLPRLAEAYKAGELGPAPLTAYAVTPALREWYLSDDIEELEYAALNRAALASLRMLAGEPDAARRRVVVAVDVADKIAVADPDRGLDPTALGEVSVRETVRLSRAAAVHVDADDAEADVTAAADALGAADQGDDDAQFVVDGAEDHELLWFATQEIPNLVGLGD; this is encoded by the coding sequence ATGCGTGTGTACGTACCTCTGTCCCTGCCTCGACTCGCAGAGGCGTACAAGGCGGGCGAGCTGGGGCCCGCGCCGCTCACCGCCTACGCCGTGACGCCGGCGCTGCGCGAGTGGTACCTCTCCGACGACATCGAGGAGCTGGAGTACGCCGCCCTGAACCGGGCCGCGCTCGCCTCGCTGCGGATGCTGGCGGGCGAGCCGGACGCCGCGCGGCGCCGGGTCGTCGTCGCCGTGGACGTCGCCGACAAGATCGCCGTCGCCGACCCCGACCGCGGGCTCGACCCCACGGCCCTCGGCGAGGTGTCCGTGCGCGAGACCGTCCGGCTCTCCAGGGCCGCCGCCGTGCACGTCGACGCCGACGACGCCGAGGCCGATGTCACCGCCGCCGCGGACGCGCTCGGCGCCGCCGACCAGGGCGACGACGACGCCCAGTTCGTGGTCGACGGGGCCGAGGACCACGAACTCCTGTGGTTCGCGACGCAGGAGATCCCCAACCTGGTGGGGCTCGGCGACTGA
- a CDS encoding IS481 family transposase has translation MSHRNARLTVHGRRLLVERVASGRPVAHVAAEMGISRATAHKWLRRWRAEGGAGLADRSSRPLTTPHRTPASIEADVCRLRTDRKLGPARIGPILGLPASTVHRVLTRHRLNRLSWIDRPTGTVIRRYERDRPGELIHIDVKKLGRIPDGGGHKALGRQAGRVTRNNMGYDYIHSAVDDHSRLAYSEIHPDEKAATCAAFLTRAAAFFAEMGITRIERVLTDNAWAYRKGLAWKNVLAELGASGKLTRAYRPQTNGKVERFNRTLLEEWAYLRLYTSNDERTAALADFLHTYNHHRSHTALGGQPPITRVNNPAGQYI, from the coding sequence GTGTCCCACCGTAATGCCCGGCTGACCGTGCACGGCAGGCGCCTGCTGGTCGAACGTGTCGCGTCCGGCCGTCCCGTCGCCCATGTCGCCGCCGAGATGGGCATCTCGCGGGCGACCGCCCATAAATGGCTCCGGCGGTGGCGAGCCGAGGGCGGGGCGGGCCTGGCCGACCGCTCCAGCAGGCCTTTGACGACACCGCATCGGACCCCGGCGAGTATCGAGGCCGACGTCTGCCGGCTGCGGACCGACCGCAAGCTCGGGCCGGCCCGGATCGGCCCGATCCTGGGACTGCCCGCCTCGACCGTGCACCGCGTTCTGACCCGCCACCGGCTGAACCGGCTGTCCTGGATCGACCGGCCGACCGGCACCGTGATCCGCCGTTACGAACGCGACCGGCCCGGCGAACTGATCCACATCGACGTGAAGAAACTCGGCCGGATTCCCGACGGCGGCGGCCACAAGGCCCTGGGCCGCCAGGCCGGCCGCGTCACCCGCAACAACATGGGTTACGACTACATCCACTCGGCCGTCGACGACCACTCCCGCCTCGCCTACAGCGAGATCCACCCGGACGAGAAGGCCGCGACCTGCGCGGCCTTCCTCACCCGCGCGGCCGCGTTCTTCGCCGAGATGGGCATCACCCGCATCGAACGCGTGCTGACGGACAACGCCTGGGCCTACCGCAAGGGCCTGGCCTGGAAGAACGTCCTGGCCGAACTCGGCGCGAGTGGCAAGCTCACCCGCGCCTACCGGCCCCAGACCAACGGCAAGGTCGAACGCTTCAACCGCACCCTGCTCGAGGAATGGGCCTACCTGCGGCTCTACACCTCAAACGACGAACGCACCGCGGCCCTGGCAGACTTCCTGCACACCTACAACCACCACCGCAGCCACACCGCACTCGGCGGCCAGCCACCCATCACCCGCGTCAACAACCCTGCGGGTCAATACATCTAG
- a CDS encoding HAD family hydrolase, with the protein MGKHIAAHIVWDWNGTLFHDNDAIIRATNAAFAEIGLDPITLEKYRELYCVPVPRFYERLMGRLPTDSEWLVMDEAFHRHYTLHSVVCGLADGAETLLAGWQEAGRSQSILSMYGHEQLVPLVRRFGIAERFVRVDGRTGPSGGSKAEHMVRHIGELAREGVAPERTVVIGDAADDAVAALHVGARAVLYTGGSHSRASLEGVGAPVVDTLAEAVRTAKELAAAA; encoded by the coding sequence ATGGGGAAGCACATAGCCGCGCACATCGTGTGGGACTGGAACGGGACGCTGTTCCACGACAACGACGCCATCATCCGCGCCACGAACGCCGCCTTCGCGGAGATCGGACTCGACCCGATCACCCTGGAGAAGTACCGCGAGCTGTACTGCGTGCCCGTCCCCAGGTTCTACGAGCGCCTGATGGGGCGCCTGCCCACCGACAGCGAGTGGCTCGTCATGGACGAGGCGTTCCACCGGCACTACACCCTGCACTCCGTGGTGTGCGGGCTCGCCGACGGGGCCGAGACGCTGCTCGCCGGATGGCAGGAGGCCGGGCGCAGCCAGTCCATCCTCAGCATGTACGGGCACGAGCAACTCGTGCCGCTGGTACGGCGGTTCGGGATCGCGGAGCGGTTCGTGCGGGTCGACGGGCGGACCGGTCCGTCCGGCGGCAGCAAGGCCGAGCACATGGTGCGGCACATCGGCGAGCTCGCCCGGGAGGGCGTCGCGCCCGAGCGGACCGTCGTCATCGGGGACGCCGCCGACGACGCCGTCGCCGCGCTGCACGTGGGCGCACGCGCCGTGCTCTACACCGGCGGCTCGCACAGCAGGGCCAGCCTGGAGGGCGTGGGCGCGCCCGTCGTGGACACCCTCGCGGAAGCGGTGCGGACGGCGAAGGAGCTCGCCGCGGCCGCCTGA